Proteins from a genomic interval of Streptomyces sp. NBC_00820:
- a CDS encoding PTS glucose/sucrose transporter subunit IIB, giving the protein MASKAEKIVAGLGGIDNIEEIEGCVTRLRTEVSDPALVDEAALKAAGAHGVVRMGTAVQVVIGTDADPIAGEIEDMM; this is encoded by the coding sequence ATGGCCAGCAAGGCTGAGAAGATCGTCGCGGGCCTCGGCGGCATCGACAACATCGAGGAGATCGAGGGCTGCGTCACCCGCCTGCGCACCGAGGTCTCCGATCCCGCGCTGGTCGACGAGGCCGCCCTGAAGGCCGCCGGCGCCCACGGCGTCGTCAGGATGGGCACCGCGGTCCAGGTCGTCATCGGCACCGACGCCGACCCCATCGCGGGGGAGATCGAGGACATGATGTGA
- a CDS encoding PTS transporter subunit EIIC, translating to MTTATAVPPAAKKKGAGVMPVLQRIGRSLMLPVAVLPAAALLVRLGHQDMLGRSSFPAPVTRAASFMAAGGNAILDNMALLFAVGVAVGFAKKSDGSTALAAVVGYLVFRNVLGTFTDGNLPKVATAVDGKVVMTAAPVDAKVLGGVVMGLVVALLYQRYHRTVLPDWAGFFGGRRLVPILAAFAGLVIGVVFGCVWPVLGTGLHGLGEWLVRSGAIGAGVFGVANRALLPVGMHHLLNSFPWFQAGEFHGKSGDIQRFLAGDPHAGQFMTGFFPIMMFALPAACLAITHCARPERRRAVGGMMFSLALTSFVTGVTEPIEFTFMFIAPVLYAVHALLTGVSMTLTWALGMRDGFGFSAGAVDFGLNLGIASDPWGLVLVGLCFAVVYYGVFRFTITRFDLPTPGREPDAEPADSAGSAEGRGAEAAG from the coding sequence GTGACCACGGCCACCGCCGTCCCCCCGGCAGCGAAGAAGAAGGGCGCCGGGGTGATGCCGGTGCTCCAGCGCATCGGCCGCAGCCTGATGCTGCCGGTCGCGGTGCTGCCCGCCGCCGCCCTCCTGGTGCGCCTCGGTCACCAGGACATGCTGGGCCGCTCCTCCTTCCCGGCGCCCGTGACGAGGGCCGCGTCCTTCATGGCGGCCGGCGGCAACGCGATCCTGGACAACATGGCGCTGTTGTTCGCCGTCGGTGTCGCGGTCGGATTCGCGAAGAAGTCGGACGGTTCGACGGCGCTCGCCGCGGTCGTGGGCTACCTGGTCTTCAGGAACGTGCTCGGCACGTTCACGGACGGGAACCTGCCGAAGGTGGCCACCGCCGTCGACGGCAAGGTGGTGATGACGGCCGCCCCGGTGGACGCCAAGGTGCTCGGCGGTGTGGTGATGGGCCTGGTGGTGGCCCTGTTGTACCAGCGCTACCACCGCACCGTGCTGCCCGACTGGGCGGGCTTCTTCGGCGGCCGCCGGCTGGTGCCGATCCTGGCCGCCTTCGCGGGCCTCGTCATCGGTGTCGTCTTCGGCTGCGTCTGGCCGGTCCTCGGCACCGGGCTGCACGGCCTCGGAGAGTGGCTGGTGCGTTCGGGCGCGATCGGCGCGGGTGTCTTCGGCGTCGCCAACCGCGCGCTGCTCCCCGTAGGCATGCACCACCTGCTGAACTCGTTCCCCTGGTTCCAGGCGGGCGAGTTCCACGGCAAGAGCGGGGACATCCAGCGCTTCCTGGCCGGTGACCCGCACGCGGGCCAGTTCATGACCGGCTTCTTCCCGATCATGATGTTCGCGCTGCCGGCCGCCTGCCTCGCCATCACGCACTGCGCCCGTCCGGAGCGCCGCAGGGCCGTCGGCGGCATGATGTTCTCCCTCGCGCTGACGTCCTTCGTCACGGGCGTCACCGAGCCGATCGAGTTCACCTTCATGTTCATCGCGCCGGTGCTGTACGCCGTCCACGCGCTGCTCACCGGTGTCTCGATGACGTTGACCTGGGCGCTGGGCATGCGGGACGGCTTCGGCTTCTCGGCGGGCGCGGTGGACTTCGGCCTGAACCTGGGCATCGCCTCGGACCCGTGGGGTCTGGTCCTGGTCGGCCTGTGCTTCGCGGTCGTCTACTACGGCGTCTTCCGCTTCACCATCACCCGGTTCGACCTGCCCACCCCGGGCCGCGAGCCCGACGCGGAACCCGCGGACTCGGCGGGCTCGGCGGAAGGGCGCGGGGCCGAGGCGGCCGGGTAG
- a CDS encoding MBL fold metallo-hydrolase, whose translation MKLTVVGCSGSFPSAESACSSYLVEADGFRLLLDMGNGALGELQRHCGLYDLDAIFLSHLHADHCIDMLAYFVARYYRHDGGRCAPIPVYGPEGTENRLTTAYADTPSASSMSEVFDFHTVKPSTFEIGPFTVHTERVPHPVEAYAIRVEHGGKALTYSGDTGVSAVLEELARDTDLFLCEAAFTHGKENIPDLHLNGREAGQTAARAGAGLLVLTHIPPWTDPLVNLADAREVFGGPVELAVPRTVYEI comes from the coding sequence ATGAAGCTCACCGTCGTCGGCTGCTCGGGGTCGTTTCCGTCCGCGGAATCGGCCTGCTCGAGCTACCTCGTCGAGGCCGACGGCTTCCGGCTGCTCCTCGACATGGGCAATGGCGCCCTGGGCGAGCTGCAGCGCCACTGCGGTCTCTACGACCTCGACGCGATCTTCCTCAGCCACCTGCACGCCGACCACTGCATCGACATGCTGGCCTACTTCGTCGCGCGCTACTACCGCCACGACGGCGGCCGCTGCGCCCCCATCCCGGTCTACGGACCCGAGGGCACCGAGAACCGGCTGACCACCGCCTACGCCGACACGCCCTCCGCCTCCTCCATGAGCGAGGTCTTCGACTTCCACACGGTCAAGCCGTCCACGTTCGAGATCGGCCCGTTCACGGTGCACACCGAGCGTGTCCCGCACCCCGTGGAGGCGTACGCCATCCGCGTCGAGCACGGCGGCAAGGCCCTGACGTACTCGGGCGACACCGGGGTCAGCGCGGTGCTGGAGGAACTGGCCCGGGACACCGACCTGTTCCTGTGCGAGGCGGCCTTCACGCACGGCAAGGAGAACATCCCCGACCTCCACCTCAACGGCCGTGAGGCGGGCCAGACGGCGGCCCGCGCCGGCGCCGGCCTCCTGGTCCTCACCCACATCCCCCCGTGGACCGACCCGCTGGTCAACCTGGCGGACGCGCGCGAGGTGTTCGGGGGACCGGTGGAGCTGGCGGTGCCGCGGACGGTCTACGAGATCTGA
- a CDS encoding type II toxin-antitoxin system PemK/MazF family toxin produces MDTSWWLALAAVVLLALVATLVDGWGRGRRPGGRRLRPPGRPEARGRAAARPHPGDIWWANVPYEDRPDVKDRPCLVLAVRGDRATVAKITSKYHDERAGVIPLPPGAVGDSHGRPSFLQTDELREVPVGDFRRRVGVVDPVLWDQVRHLAG; encoded by the coding sequence ATGGACACGTCCTGGTGGCTGGCGCTCGCGGCGGTGGTACTGCTCGCACTGGTCGCCACGCTCGTCGACGGCTGGGGTCGCGGCCGCAGGCCCGGCGGACGGCGGTTGCGGCCGCCGGGGCGCCCCGAGGCACGGGGCCGGGCGGCGGCGCGTCCGCATCCGGGCGACATCTGGTGGGCGAACGTGCCCTACGAGGACCGCCCCGACGTCAAGGACCGCCCCTGCCTGGTGCTGGCCGTGCGCGGCGACCGGGCGACGGTCGCGAAGATCACCAGCAAGTACCACGACGAGCGCGCCGGGGTGATCCCGTTGCCGCCGGGCGCGGTCGGCGACTCCCACGGCCGGCCCAGCTTCCTGCAGACCGACGAGCTGCGCGAGGTGCCGGTGGGCGACTTCCGGCGCCGGGTGGGCGTGGTCGACCCGGTCCTGTGGGACCAGGTACGGCACCTCGCGGGGTAG
- a CDS encoding PLP-dependent cysteine synthase family protein, which produces MRYDSPLAAVGNTPLVRLPRLSPSPDVRIWAKLEDRNPTGSVKDRPALHMVEQAEKDGRLTPGCTILEPTSGNTGISLAMAAKLKGYRMVCVMPENTSQERRDLLAMWGAEIIPSPAAGGSNTAVRMAKELAAGHPDWVMLYQYGNPDNAGAHYATTGPEILADLPSVTHFVAGLGTTGTLMGVGRYLRENKPDVKIVAAEPRYDDVVYGLRNLDEGFVPELYDASVLTTRFSVGSADAVARTRELLQQEGIFAGVSTGAALHAAIGVGKKAVKAGESADIVFIVADGGWKYLSTGVYTAATTEEAIETLHGQLWA; this is translated from the coding sequence ATGCGCTACGACTCCCCGCTGGCCGCGGTGGGCAACACCCCGTTGGTGCGCCTGCCGCGGCTCTCGCCGTCCCCCGACGTCCGTATCTGGGCCAAGCTGGAGGACCGCAACCCGACCGGCTCGGTCAAGGACCGCCCCGCGCTGCACATGGTCGAGCAGGCGGAGAAGGACGGCCGGCTCACCCCCGGCTGCACGATCCTGGAGCCCACCTCCGGCAACACCGGCATCTCGCTGGCCATGGCCGCCAAGCTCAAGGGCTACCGCATGGTGTGCGTGATGCCCGAGAACACCTCGCAGGAGCGCCGGGACCTGCTGGCCATGTGGGGCGCCGAGATCATCCCCTCCCCGGCCGCGGGCGGCTCCAACACCGCCGTGCGGATGGCCAAGGAACTGGCTGCCGGGCATCCCGACTGGGTGATGCTCTACCAGTACGGCAACCCGGACAACGCCGGCGCCCACTACGCCACGACCGGCCCGGAGATCCTCGCGGACCTGCCCTCCGTCACCCACTTCGTCGCGGGCCTCGGTACCACCGGCACCCTGATGGGCGTCGGCCGCTACCTGCGCGAGAACAAGCCGGACGTGAAGATCGTCGCCGCCGAACCGCGCTACGACGACGTCGTGTACGGCCTGCGCAACCTCGACGAGGGCTTCGTACCGGAGCTGTACGACGCCTCCGTTCTCACCACCCGCTTCTCGGTCGGCTCGGCGGACGCCGTCGCCCGCACCCGTGAACTCCTCCAGCAGGAGGGCATCTTCGCGGGCGTCTCCACCGGCGCGGCCCTGCACGCGGCGATCGGTGTCGGGAAGAAGGCGGTCAAGGCGGGCGAGAGCGCCGACATCGTCTTCATCGTGGCCGACGGCGGCTGGAAGTACCTCTCGACCGGCGTCTACACCGCCGCCACCACCGAAGAAGCCATCGAGACCCTGCACGGCCAGCTCTGGGCCTAG
- a CDS encoding MoaD/ThiS family protein: MAIEVRIPTILRTYTGGEKAVDGTGDTLAELFADLETRHTGIRERIVEDGKLRRFVNVYLNDEDVRFVDGIDTKLSDGDTVTILPAVAGGMA, encoded by the coding sequence ATGGCCATCGAGGTCCGCATCCCCACCATCCTGCGCACGTACACCGGCGGCGAGAAGGCCGTCGACGGCACCGGGGACACCCTCGCCGAGCTCTTCGCCGACCTCGAGACCCGGCACACGGGCATCCGGGAGCGCATCGTGGAGGACGGCAAGCTGCGCCGCTTCGTCAACGTGTACCTGAACGACGAGGACGTCCGCTTCGTCGACGGCATCGACACCAAGCTGTCCGACGGCGACACCGTGACGATCCTGCCGGCCGTGGCCGGCGGCATGGCCTGA
- a CDS encoding putative leader peptide yields MVLNGVSDETPGMLLVARLHVDLCRLNSAIC; encoded by the coding sequence ATGGTTCTGAACGGCGTGAGCGACGAGACCCCGGGCATGCTGCTCGTGGCGCGGCTGCACGTCGATCTGTGCAGGCTGAACAGCGCCATCTGTTGA
- a CDS encoding M67 family metallopeptidase: MLTLTQALYDQIVAHARKDHPDEACGVVAGPAGSDRPERFIPMLNAAMSPTFYEFDSGDLLKLYREMDDRDEEPVIVYHSHTATEAYPSRTDIGYAGEPGAHYVLVSTADTDGLGDFQFRSFRIVDGEVTEEEVGIVDAY; this comes from the coding sequence ATGCTGACCCTCACCCAGGCCCTGTACGACCAGATCGTCGCCCACGCGCGCAAGGACCACCCCGACGAGGCGTGCGGCGTCGTCGCCGGCCCCGCCGGTTCGGACCGCCCCGAGCGCTTCATCCCGATGCTCAACGCGGCGATGTCTCCGACGTTCTACGAGTTCGACTCCGGTGACCTGCTCAAGCTCTACCGCGAGATGGACGACCGCGACGAGGAGCCGGTGATCGTCTACCACTCCCACACCGCGACCGAGGCCTACCCCTCGCGCACCGACATCGGCTACGCGGGTGAGCCCGGCGCCCACTACGTCCTCGTCTCCACCGCGGACACCGACGGCCTCGGCGACTTCCAGTTCCGCTCCTTCCGGATCGTCGACGGCGAGGTCACGGAGGAGGAGGTCGGGATCGTGGACGCGTACTGA